The following proteins are co-located in the Alphaproteobacteria bacterium genome:
- the neuC gene encoding UDP-N-acetylglucosamine 2-epimerase (hydrolyzing) encodes MKRKICVVITARPSYARIRTALEAIRNHPSLELQLVIAASALLDRYGNAISVIEKEGFKIDRHVYMILEGENLITSAKSTGFGMAELATAFDDLKPDVVISIADRFETMATAVAAAYMNIPLAHVQGGEVTGSIDEKVRHAITKLADIHFVASSHAAERVIKMGENPDQVYITGCPSIDIAKKASLDPIFFNKSIFDVYNGVGPTLDLTHGYLVVMQHPVTTEYSDARRHIEETLYAISEMKIPTLWFWPNVDAGSDGTSKGIRNFRERNLLTNAHFFKNIPPEHFIQLLMKSKCIIGNSSVAIRECSYLGVPAVNIGTRQAGRDRGKNVIDVDYNRTEIMSAIKKHLQNGFTKSDTMYGDGKAGERIADYLAKIPLTIEKRLTY; translated from the coding sequence ATGAAAAGAAAAATTTGTGTCGTTATAACTGCGCGTCCTAGTTATGCCAGAATTCGTACAGCATTAGAAGCAATTAGAAATCACCCTTCTTTAGAATTACAACTTGTTATTGCAGCATCAGCCTTATTGGACCGTTATGGTAATGCAATTAGTGTTATTGAAAAAGAAGGTTTTAAAATCGATCGACATGTTTATATGATTTTAGAAGGTGAAAATCTTATTACTTCTGCCAAATCAACAGGATTTGGTATGGCAGAATTGGCAACAGCTTTTGATGATTTAAAACCAGATGTTGTCATTAGTATCGCGGACCGATTTGAAACGATGGCAACAGCTGTCGCCGCCGCTTATATGAATATTCCCCTTGCCCATGTTCAAGGGGGTGAAGTGACAGGATCAATTGATGAAAAAGTCCGCCATGCTATTACTAAACTAGCTGATATACATTTTGTTGCATCATCACATGCAGCAGAGCGGGTTATTAAAATGGGGGAAAATCCTGATCAGGTTTATATCACCGGATGTCCATCTATTGATATTGCAAAAAAAGCTAGTTTAGATCCCATATTTTTTAACAAAAGTATTTTTGATGTGTATAATGGGGTTGGTCCTACCCTGGATCTAACACATGGGTATCTTGTTGTTATGCAGCATCCTGTTACAACAGAATATAGTGATGCCCGTCGTCATATTGAAGAAACACTTTACGCTATTTCAGAAATGAAGATACCTACCCTTTGGTTTTGGCCAAATGTTGATGCAGGATCAGATGGTACGTCAAAAGGTATTAGAAATTTTCGTGAAAGGAATCTTTTAACAAACGCTCATTTCTTTAAAAATATACCGCCTGAACATTTCATTCAGCTTTTGATGAAAAGCAAATGTATTATAGGTAATTCAAGTGTTGCAATCCGAGAATGTTCTTATTTAGGTGTACCTGCCGTCAATATTGGTACCAGACAAGCAGGACGCGATCGTGGCAAAAATGTAATTGATGTAGATTATAATCGGACAGAAATTATGTCAGCTATTAAAAAACATCTTCAAAATGGTTTTACCAAATCCGATACCATGTATGGAGATGGAAAGGCAGGCGAACGCATCGCAGATTATCTTGCGAAAATACCTTTAACTATTGAAAAGAGATTAACCTATTAA
- a CDS encoding N-acetylneuraminate synthase family protein, with the protein MTTWLHNPKLGQPCTIIGEVAQSHDGSLGMAHAFIDALADCGADAVKFQTHIADAESTPGEPWRKIFSKQDKTRYEYWKRMEFTEEQWSGLRDHAHQRDLLFLSSPFSLEAADLLLRIGGLAGWKIASGELSNDLMLDAIVKTKLPIMMSTGMSTYDEIDTIIKKLKKSSAPLAVMQAASSYPCPPEYVGLNVIETFRQKYPDLAVGLSDHSASIFPGLAAATLGIEVLEVHITLSPFMFGPDVIASLTCDQFKQLVQGIRYIEKMKSNPVDKSTLPEDIQSLRSIFMKSIVVKQDLPAGTILEPHHLTLKKPGTGIPGNKINEFIGKRLVHNVIQNTFLKMEDIEKL; encoded by the coding sequence ATGACAACATGGCTTCATAATCCAAAACTTGGCCAACCCTGCACCATTATAGGGGAAGTTGCTCAATCACATGACGGAAGTTTGGGTATGGCACATGCTTTTATTGATGCCTTAGCAGATTGTGGTGCGGATGCTGTTAAATTTCAAACGCATATTGCCGATGCAGAAAGCACACCAGGTGAACCATGGCGTAAAATTTTTAGCAAACAAGATAAAACACGATATGAATATTGGAAAAGAATGGAATTTACCGAAGAACAGTGGTCAGGGCTTCGGGATCATGCCCACCAACGAGACCTTTTATTTTTAAGTTCACCTTTTTCGTTAGAGGCTGCCGATCTTTTGCTACGTATTGGTGGACTTGCTGGCTGGAAAATTGCGTCAGGCGAACTTAGCAACGATTTAATGCTTGATGCGATAGTGAAAACAAAACTACCTATCATGATGTCAACTGGGATGAGCACCTATGATGAAATCGATACAATTATTAAAAAACTAAAAAAAAGTTCTGCACCTCTTGCGGTGATGCAAGCTGCATCAAGTTACCCATGTCCACCTGAATATGTGGGTTTAAATGTTATTGAAACATTTCGTCAAAAATACCCTGATCTGGCTGTTGGTTTAAGTGACCATTCTGCCTCTATTTTTCCAGGGTTAGCAGCAGCTACATTGGGTATCGAGGTTTTAGAAGTTCATATTACATTAAGTCCATTTATGTTTGGACCAGATGTTATTGCATCTTTAACGTGTGATCAATTTAAACAACTTGTTCAAGGTATAAGATATATTGAAAAGATGAAAAGCAATCCTGTAGATAAATCAACTTTACCTGAAGATATCCAATCTTTACGCAGTATCTTTATGAAAAGTATTGTTGTAAAACAAGATCTACCTGCTGGTACTATTCTTGAACCACATCATTTAACTTTAAAAAAACCAGGGACTGGGATACCAGGTAATAAAATTAATGAATTTATTGGCAAACGACTTGTCCATAATGTAATCCAAAATACATTTCTTAAAATGGAAGATATTGAAAAATTATGA